Genomic window (Phocoena phocoena chromosome 20, mPhoPho1.1, whole genome shotgun sequence):
GCTGGGCAGCCAGGGCCAAATCCATACCCCCTAACATCGGGTACCCTGGAGGTTGCAATCCTACCCATCCACCACCTGCCaacccttcctttcctccaggcCCCTTTCCCACTCCCCCAGGATCACCCCAGGGGAATCCAGCTTTTGCCCCTAGTGGACCTGTCATCGTGTGCCACAACCACGTAACCAGGATGCCAACCCACAGGTCCTTACCCCCCTGCATACCTACCACCTGCCCTTGGCATGCATCCTGTGAATCCTTTGGCTCCTGGCATGGTAGGGCCAGGAATGGTGATCCACACGAAGAtgcagaaggaaatgaaaaaagctCACAAAAAGAAGCACAAACACCACAAGCATGGCAAgcatttctcctcctcctcctcctcctcttcctcctcttccagcAGTGACTCTGACTGAATACAGGGCCTGGACTCTTCCCTCAAGTCCCTCCAGTTGTGCTCTCCCATCAAGCTTCAGATGCCATCTTGTACTGGGAGAAATTAGCCCTTGagtctctcccttccccaccccagcaaTCTGAGCCTTACTCTGCTTTTCAACCCTAACTGGCTagggaaaatgggaaaagaattgcCATGGGCTGGCGAAGGCCGTATTCTCACTGCTTGGATagaacttttttttgttgtttttttttgcggtatgtgggcctctcactgccgtggcctctcctgttgcggagcaacaggctctggacgcgcaggctcagcagccacagctcatgggcccagcagctccgcggcatgtgggatcttcccagaccggggcacaaacccgtatccactgcatcggcaggcggactctcaaccactgcgccaccagagaagcccggatAGAACTTTTAGCTGATGAGTTTTACAAGAGTTTTACTTTTTGAAGATGGTGAAATTTGAGCAAAATGCTGAAGACAAGTCTAAGAtctgtaaaatgtgattttttacttctttttgtaaTACTTTTGATTGGGGAGATGCTATGGAAATTTAattatggaaaacaaaaaaacaacctgtaCCTTTCTTGTAATTGTGGCATGCTTGGGTGATTTAGTGGCAAATAAACATTTCCCAGCAGGCCTTTTTTTGATTGCACTTACTGCAAGCCTGCTGGGAAGTGGAGCCCATTTTTGGCTGATGAGCTCTGACTGCCATTTTGGAAACTAGTCTCTACTCCTTAGCTCAGTATGCTCCCTCAGGTCCTCCTCTCATCTCCAATTCTCGGTCCAAATAAAGCTGTTTTTCCtgaggggggtggtgggggagataGTATAGACCCACTTTTCCCTGTTTCTCCTTTCTAAATCTACTTAATACCTTGGAAGTATTCAGCAGTATAAAATGACtttgaaatatagaaaaaaggaaTAGGACTGGCTAAAGACCTTAGAACTTACAGAACAACACCAAGTGAGTtaactggttttctttttatctccagTTTATCTGAGTTGGGCAGCAGTTGCGACTCAGAACTGGCAACAGGCATAGACAAAATAATAAGTCTGTAAATAAGCATGAAAAGCCTGTTCTCTTTGGCCAAAAGATCAGGAAAGGGAAATCCCAGTAGAGATTTAGTGAGATGACTCGTACCAAGTGACAGCAGCTGACCCACTAGCAGTGTTTGGGGGCCAACCCATCCCCAACCTATCCCCCTGTAATAGCAACAGCAGAATTTGGAAGGGTTAGCCCACCCCATTCCCCACATCCGCCAACTAGTAATGGACCTGATCTGCCAACAGTGGAATCAGGAGGCCCAAAACACAGGACTCGTATGTGCCAGCAGCAGCAGGTCAGTACGTCTGCAGGAGTGGCAAGGGCAGAACCCAGGGGGCCAACCCATCCTCCACCCCACAGCAGGCAGCAGCACACAGGCTCCCTCCACCTGCACTGGTGGTACCAGTAGGCCCTGTGTGTCTCTATCCTTCCCCCAACAGTGGAGAGAGAACTAGACCTGGCAACACCTGGCCCTCCACCAGGGCCATAGTAAGATCCAGACCAAGTGTCTCCCAACCCTCCATCCAATGGCAGAAGGCAATCCAGGGGCAGAAGGTAAACTAGACCAGGGTCTCCCAAACCTCTGCCCAGTGGCAGAGAGCTATGCAGCCCAGACCCCACAGTTCTTGACCTTGTACCCAGTGGCAAAAGACAGCTCATGTAGTTGCTTCCCTTCCCCAGCAGCACCAACAGTGATATAATGGGAACCCCATTAGTACCAGGAGACCAGAGAACATACCAGGAGAAAGGTTTTCCCTCCTGCAGGTCcagcacccctcacccccacctaaTGACACCAGGCAGCCCAGGGAAGCACCTTCCACTCCTTCAGGCAGCACCAGCAGGATTCCAGCTGGAGCTCACGCAAAGCTAACACAACAAGCAGATCAGAATAGGGCTCAGAAAACTAAATTATCATTGGCCGTACAAAGACTTTATGCATATGGCCATAGAAAGACTTGTATCTTTGAGCACTAGACAAAAAGTCCTTTCCTTGTTTGTCTACGCTAGTAGACATACCTATTTGTGAATAGTCTCCTTAGGAGAAGTAAAAGACTCTTGCTCAACTTATTCCACCTATTCTCACTTgccagaagaagaaaagtcaCACTAATAAGAAttattctctgggaattccctggctgtccagtggttaggacttgggcTTCCATTGCCGTGGGCcagggtttgatctctggtcagggaactaagatcccacaagccgtgcagtgaggtcgagagagagagagagagagagagagagagagagagagagagagaattattcCCTAAATAAATTTGGGGCAAATATGCATATAGATCTGTTAAGCAGTAACTGTGTAGGTGATGCATTTGtttgtcaatggatatttatatGCAGTGTCTAATTGAAATGTAATATAAACTTGTTTTTAGATACTGAAATTTTTTAGGCCAGAAATACTGTTAATGAAAATATGTAACACTATAAGATTAACCAAACAGCCCACAACAAACTAAATTGACTACgataaaggaaaagtaaaattaattcattcatttcttcattcaacaaatatttattgattacctaCTATGCATcagtcaacaacaacaaaatctctgccttcatggaactCATATTCTAATAGAATTCAAAAGCAAGAATAGCAGTTGATATTACAGGATCAACGTAAGACAACACTAATGGTCTTTCAGATTGTCTTGTGGGGTGGGCCTGAATTACTTCTAAATGCCTGCCCTGTGCATGATCTGAAGCTTTGTCTCAGACAGAATTGGATTGTGAGTTGAATCATATTGGTATTGATAGTATCTAGGTGAAAATAGGTCCAGAGAACTCATGAGTAAATAATTAATTTCTTAGAGTAATAAAGCATAGAATATTGAAAGTTAAATGGGCACTTTGCCCTCCCCCAGTATAATCAATTTCCATAGGAATTGTTTCTAGCCAGCTGGCTGTGAGACAAGCTGAATAAAGACTAGaaggtttcaaatatttttaaatcaaaatatttacaaagataaCTATCCTGCTCATATACCATATTCCATTTTAAAACCCTCTTTGTAGCCAGGATTTCTTCTCAATATCAAATTAAGAAATCTATGTATAaagatatcaaatcactatgttgtatacctaaggctaatataatattgtatgttaattataattcaataaaaaaagtttaacaaCTGAGCCTTCTGGGGAATCTATATTTCTTTACACAGGGTCTCAAAGTAGTGGTAAACCTTTAGATCAGAATTTGGCTATGTGTTCAATTTAGAAGACTGCCATTAGTGATTATCAGTATGCTCCACTAAGTGCCAATGGCAGGCTTAAATAGacgaaaaagaagaaagagaatcaaGAGGGAAAAATACTTATAATGAAGTGGTAGAACTTACCTATCTGCTATGTATTGCCTTTCCTTGGTTGTTAATCTATAACTACTTCTGAAAATACAAGTAGATGGAAGTAGAAAAATACTTGTTGGTTTTGCTTTGGAAATTTAATTGGTAAACCTAAAAtaggacttaaaattttttcttttcagaagtttAAGTACTATCTAAGAGAGAAATGTgttcatgtgtcaacttggcaaattcaagttttctaAGACATTAATTTAGAAAAGTGAAATCTGTTTGGTTAATTGGTGGCATCTTTTAATGAGAAGCTTGAGTTTTGTTGAGGAAAGAAATGTTCAGACAATCTTATGGCCTTTAAAAAGTTTGGCTTTATACTGCCAGGCAGCCAGATACTAAGAGGAGAACATAACAGTTGTAATTGAGTAGCTTGAACCTCCTAGAGATTTCCAAGCTGTATCCTATAATATATTATGGTCATGTTAAGCAGTGCATTCATTCAGGCACCTTGGAAGGGTGCTGGGGAGTATCACTTGATAACTGAAATGCTCAATTGTCGATATTTAACTCATAGTCTCGGGCTTTTACCAGGAGTCCTCAGGGCACTGATACTTAAAAAGAGGGAAGGcaaagaattccctggtggtccagtggttaggactctgcactctcactgccaagggacctgggttcaatccctggtcagggaagtaagatcccacatgccgcgcagcacgaccaagaaaaaaaaaaaaagggcacattTTGATACACCAGTTTTGTATCTCATGCTACCATCATAGCATCAAAAAATAGACGTTTAAATCATGACTAATGTCAACACACAGTAGAATGAAATAGTTGATGATTTCAgtgattttaaacttttctttctttttttgatatgtgtgcagcaatgaaaactgCTGGATGTAACTTAGATAAGGTAAATATTCTTTCTAATGCTCTGATCACTCCACTCATATCAAGCAGTGTGATTAAGAGTGAAGATGTTACTCCAATGGAAGTAACAGCAGAGAAAAGATCTTCCCCTATTTTTAAGGTGAGCTGCATTGACTAGTGCCCCACATGTTAACCTCAAATATAAAAATTGCTATATTTTGAGTAGTTTGATTTCTTTTCCCCATATTTATGCTTTTTACTTCTCCTATTTCTTTTAtatctgtttctctttggattcacTTAATGAATTTTGCTTTGCAGAGTAAATGattttatattcaaataaaatagcCTGCGAAGCAACTtccaatatacatttttttaaacatctttattggagtataattgctttacaatggtgtgttagtttctgctatatcacaaagtgaatcagctatacgccaATATACATTTTTGACAAGGGAGGGATTAATACATTAGCTAGACCTTTGTGATGTGTGGTATTAATGAAAGTACTGGTTTTAGCATTTTCAAAACTAgagacattttatttccttttctccaccagTCTTTTCCTAAAGCTCCTTTTCCATTTTACCTTTGTTCCCCCCTCTCAATAATGTTACCAGTGATCCACAAATGGacatatttttaatttggctATTAATTCATCAACCATAGAATTATTGTGTTCTTACTCTCCAGCAGCTGATTATTCTTCTACTTATTTGAGTATCTTTGCttataatacttattttaaaatcctgatgACAGTAAGACATAATGTTATCACTGAGAATCACAGCCTTACACCTGTTTTCCAAATAATAATATAGAGGGTAAAATTGGCCCTGCAtatgtttttataataataataattttgaagtATCATATgagttcatttaatatttatatgtacatgttatttggcaatttttattttttagactacAAAGACAGTTGGATCCACTCAACAAACATTAGAAAATATCCCTAACATAGCAGGAAATGGGTctttttcatcatcatcatcatcttcccaCTTACcttctgaaaatgaaaagcaacaacAGATTCAGCCCAAGGCATACAACCCAGAGACCCTGACAACTATCCAAACACAGGACATTTCACAGCCTGGTACCTTTCCAGCAGTTTCTGCTTCTAGTCAGCTGCCCAACAGTGATGCACTACTGCAGCAGGCTACACAGTTTCAGACAAGAGAAACTCAGTCTAGAGAGGTATTACAGTCAGATGGTACAGTGGTTAATTTGTCACACCTGACTGAGGCAtcacagcaacagcagcagtcACCACTACAAGAACAAGCACAGACTTTACAGCAGCagatttcatcaaatattttcccatcacCAAATAGTGTGAGTCAGCAGCTACAGAATACAATTCAACAGCTGCAGGCAGGAAGTTTTACAGGCAGTACTACTAGTGGCAGCAATGGAAATGTTGACTTGGTCCAACAAGTTTTAGAGGCACAACAACAGTtatcttcagttttattttctgctcCAGATGGTAATGAGAATGTTCAAGAACAGCTTAGTGCAGACATTTTTCAACAAGTCAGTCAAATTCAAAATAGCGTAAGCCCTGGAATGTTTTCCTCAACAGAGCCAGCAGTCCATACCAGACCAGATAATTTAATAGCTGGAAGAGCTGAAAGTGTTCACCCACAGAATGAAAACACATTATCTaatcaacaacagcaacaacagcaacagcaagtGATGGAATCATCAGCTGCAATGGTGATAGAGATGCAACAGAGTATCTGCCAGGCAGCTGCCCAGATTCAGTCAGAGCTATTTCCTTCAACTGCTTCAGCAAATGGAAACCTTCAGCAGTCTCCAGTTTACCAGCAGACTTCTCATATGATGAGTGCGTTATCAGCCAATGAGGACATGCAAATGCAATGTGAattgttttcttctcctcctgCAGTTTCTGGAAATGAAACTGCTACAACCACCACACAGCAGGTTGCAACTCCTGGCACTACCATGTTTCAGACATCAAGTTCAGCAGATGGAGAAGAAACTGGAACACAAGCAAAACAGATTCAGAACAGTGTCTTTCAGACCATGGTCCAAATGCAACATAGTGGAGACAGTCAACCTCAAGTTAGCCTTTTTTCATCTACGAAAAGTATGATAAGTGTTCAAAATAATGGTACTCAGCAGCAAGGTAATGGTTTATTCCAGCAAGGTAATGAGATGATGTCACTCCAATCAGGGAATTTTTTGCAGCAGTCTTCTCATTCACAGGCTCAACTCTTTCATCCTCAGAATCCTATTGCTGATGCTCAGAACCTTTCCCAGGAAACTCAAGGTTCTATTTTTCATAGTCCAAGCCCTATTGTCCACAGTCAGACTTCTACAACCTCCTCTGAACCAATGCAGCCTCCAATGTTTCACTCTCAAAATACCATGGCTGTGCTACAGGGCTCTTCTGTTCCTCAAGACCAGCAGTCAGCCAACATATTTCTTTCCCAGAGTCCAATGAATAATCTTCAAACTAACACAGTAGCCCAAGAAGAACAGATTTCATTTTTTGCAGCTCAGAATTCAATTTCTCCACTTCAGTCAACATCAAACACTGAGCAGCAAGCTGCATTCCAACAGCAGGCTCCAATATCACACATCCAGACCCCTATGCTTTCCCAAGAACAGGCACAACCCTCCCAGCAAGGTCTGTTTCAGCCTCAGGTTTCCCTGGGCTCCCTTCCTCCTAATCCAATGCCTCAAAACCAACAAGGAACAATCTTCCAGTCACAGCACTCAATGGTTGCCATCCAGAGTAACTCTGCATcccaggagcagcagcagcagcaacagcagcagcagcagcagcagcagcagcagcagcagagcatTTTATTCAGCAATCAGAATACCATGGCTCCAATGGCATCTCAAAAGCAGCCACCACCAAACATGATATTCAACCCAAGTCAAAATCCAATGGCTAATCAGGAGCAACAGAACCAGTCAATTTTTCATCAACAAAATAACATGGCCCCAATGAATCAAGAACAGCAGCCCATGCAATTTCAGAACCAGCCCACAGTTTCCTCACTTCAGAACCCAGGTCCTGCCCAGTCCGAATCATCACAGACCTCCTTGTTCCATAGCTCTCCTCAGATTCAGTTGGTCCAAGGGTCACCCAGTTCTCAAGAGCAGCAAGTAACACTCTTCCTTTCTCCAGCATCCATGTCTGCATTGCAGAACAGTATAAACCAACAAGACATGCAACAGTCTCCCCTTTATTCCCCTCAGAACAACATGCCTGGAATCCAGGGAGCCACATCTTCACCTCAACCACAGGCTACTTTATTTCACAACACTACAGGAGGCACAATGAACCAACTACAAAATTCTCCTGGCTCTTCTCAGCAGACTTCAGGAATGTTCTTATTTGGCATTCAAAATAGTAAGAAACTCTTTctaatttctcatttcttaaatgTTATTGGTCGAAATGGTCACATTATTATTACTAGAAGAAAGCACAACATAGTGGTTTTAAGAGCACAGGTTGTAGTTAGACACAattgagttcaaatcccagctataCCACTTACAGACTGAGACCTTAGGATATTTGACCTGCAtgaacctcagtttccatatctaaaGTGGTGGTAATATTACATACTTGAAAAGGATATTGGAAGGATTAAATGTggtaacatatataaatgtatgtgtttGCCATTTTAAGATATAAActtgaaaggaaaatgaagtaaGAATGACAGAAAATTTTTCAGCCAATTAAAGTAAGTAGTTTCCAAGGATGTAGAAAACcatgtttctttaaatgtttatatagcaAGGAAATTATATAGGACTTATGGTGATAACTAAGCATTGTTGTATTTTTATACTGCTTAGAGGAAACCTAGGATGAATTCTACTACTGTTCAATGAAAACCTTTTTGGAGGCTGTCAGGTGCCTCACTTTTAACTCTATAATGAACAAACACAGTAATGAATTTATCCCAGCCACTAATAAATACCTTCTTATGAATCTTAACAGAAAATAAGTAATCAGGTAGCTTCTCTATTTTAAATATCTCTGCAGACTGTAGTCAGCTTTTAACTTCTGGACCAGCTACATTGCCAGATCAGTTGATGGCCATAAGTCAGCCAGGCCAACCGCAAAATGAGGGCCAGCCACCTGTGACAACACTTCTTTCTCAGCAAATGCCAGAGAATTCTCCATTGGCATCCTCTATAAACACCAATCAGAACATTGAAAAGATTGATTTGCTTGTTTCATTGCAAAACCAAGGGAACAACTTAACTGGCTCCTTTTAACTGGATATGTGAGTATTGCATTTTggcttttttcttattgaaaaacatcaataaattttattattcttagcAGATTTGAGTTAAGTAATAACACTGTTAGGActctgatcttttaaaatatggcttTCTCACAAGATGGTACTTTTTTACCCTAAATAAATTACTCTGAATGATAGCTTAGGTCATATTGTTAATACTGGGCATTCCTTCTGGCTCTAAGCTTCTTTTCCTTGGAATGACAGAACATCTGATGAATGTACTATATATCAGATATAATTATGTCTCATATCTCCGTTCCtcaagaaataaatattgaatcTGAAAAGTCTGACAGTATAAATATGATAAAGTATCATTTGTAGTACTGTAATATACTTTGGGATCATTCAGGGCTACGGGAACTTTGTAAAGGCTTTCCCTCCCTATTGAGTTATATtaaacttcttctttttttagaaatTCCATGAAGAAAATCCTGATTTCAAGATACCCTGAGATCTTGTGATTCCATGAGGATTATTGAActgttactttaaaaagaaaacaaaatatgaaaaactgtgattgaataaatggatggattttACTCTGACTGCAAAAGAGCACACCTGTGCTGCCTATTGCAGTGATTAACCACCATTgttaacatctttttattttatattcctaaTAACAGTGATGACTGAGAATCTATTTGAGTTTCCAGCTGACAGAATTAATTGTTGCTATTTTCCTaggcattatttctttaaaagtacaGTTTAAATTGATAAGCTGGATCACTCAGTTATTATTGCTATTAGAAAATAATTCATGTTTCATGTTTACTTTTGTTCTTCattcagattttctttcctgCATTTAGTCAAGTAGTGGCTTTTGAAAAAGGAAAGTTCAAATCATAACTTAGGCTGtgatttttcaatataaaaagCACAGCTATTGGCCAAAATGAAGCAGTCTTCATTCAGTTTTTATAGAGAAACTGAAGGGGTAACATTCTGACAGGTAAGCTGTATTAAGAGGTCTACACAGATAAGAGGACTCTATCACAGACAACACACAAACTGGGAACAGCTGGAAtgctattgattttatttttcagagagttgttaattctctgtgtttctgttaAGGGTTTTAGCCATAACTGtgcatagaaaaatataaacatcttgctctatttaaaaatgaagggGATAATATATGGTAAATTATGTTCTGATATCCTCCTACAATAGTTAAAACTGACAGAGTAATTCACGTCTGTTTTCTTCTTATCCCAGTCTTGAACTGGTATTCCATTTTTATGTTCAGCGATACTATTCTTCCCCTCTTCTTCACTTTATTTTAGACAATTAGTAATATATTACTAGCTTTGTGATCCTGTAGTAACTTAAATGAAAAGACCACTTTGATCTGGGGTAACCCAGCAACTCCTGCAGCACAGGCCGGGGGGTATCCTTTCAGGAATGAGGGGAGCTGACTCctgagaaacaagaaacaatgcattttttttccatgaaCGGTGCTGTTCTGAAGTCTTCAAATTTTTCCCTCTAATAGGAAACAGTGTAAAtgttaatctgaaaaaaaaaaagacaaactaaaaTTTCTTGAAACATCACTTCTCCCTGAGCTGCAGTGAGTGTAATTCACTTGTCACCTCAGTGCTTTACAGTTTGAAGTGGTCACTTATCTGATGGTTCCCACAAGCCTTAGGCTTTACAGGGTCATATCATTGACTTATTATGAAGAATTAATTTGTGTTACATCTATAGAGAGCAAAATAACACACTCCAGAACTTGCAGTTGTAGCATTAGTTATACAGATTTGGGTGTTCTCACCACCCATGGGATGCCTGCTTCTCTCTACAACCTGTTGTCTGGACACATGCTTATGTCTTACTCTCCTTTTGGCATGTAGAAAGCTGTTAATACAGTTTAAGGCCAAATTGTGTGTGGCTTCTATATGTAGATAAGATGTTTTGGCATTCTtgtcagtttcatttattttttaagtgtacaaaaaATAGCCTGTTAATTGTTTATTGAAGGCTacaattctgttttttattttttctatccgATACATTTAGCTGAACTTTGTGGAATTGTGGTGTTGGTTTTGTTTATACAGTcagatttttccccctttttgtgATGGTCTTCCTTGGTTCTTTGTGCTCttctttaatttgtgttttccctttgttctcatttattcttccctccacccccatccctttctttctctctctgattgaGAGTCATTGAATTATGTTTTCAGTAGTACAGGCTTCTTGCCGATATGAAGGGAACTTTTCAGAAAGAGACCTACTCTGGGTCATTTAATTTTGAATACAGTTTTCAATCGTTCAAGTTTTGGATGGTTTATATCTaatgtgtgtttcatttttttggaaAGCTATATTTTGTATTTAGGAAATGGTATACTATTTTGCTATTTGTACTGAGTGAGTACATTGGCATAAATatagaaatttatatatatacatatatataaactattctttttttgCCACACATTTTTGTGGTAAATTTGTGAGTTTGTCTGATGTTCTACCACAACGTGGCGTCTGATAAAAGTGAGGGGGGGTTTGTTATGTCTTTATTGAGTATTTAAGTATCTTTTGAAACAAATGACCTTTTCATCTGTGGCCATTCCATCAGGCAGTTCCTTGATGTGATTAGTGGGCTAAAGGCAGCTCACTGTGTGTTCGCTGGATCTTTCACTCAGCAAAACGTTAGAGTAAGGAAACCCATCCAGGCAGTTGTGTAAGTTGAGTTTCACAAGAATGAGCCATTCAGTCTTTGCTcactatatatttaatattttattattgttgttattgttattattaattggCTTTCTGTAttctatgccttttatttataaagacactaaaaaaaaccccatgtttgtaattttaataacattttccccATCTTGTAATATCCAGAGCTACTTTATAAATTCTCTAAACCAAAAGCATTTTCCTCAATatatctctctctccccaccccatcagGAAAATTTACCCAGTATAGTTCAGGGTATGAGAAGGACCACACAATCCAGTGctccagttttaaaatgtaaaactcttaACTGCAGAGGGTTGACTCATGTCAGTAAGCTTATCCACTGGTATAAAAAtaagaagtagaaataaaatgctgtaagtttatttctgagttttctgaattttttcccaAGAGATTACACAGGAGACTCAGGAAGTCTATTTGTTCATCAAGTTCCAGTTAGAatgttaacactgctgtatggatAAAGTGGTGGCAAGAAGACTGGCTTGGGTGCTGACTTCTGTTATTTAGCAAGAAGTTTATCATTGTAAAATGCTGATTGCCAATGTCAAGTCACCAGGGaccaattttctgttttataatatcTAAGTTTAGAACAGAACATACACCTGAACTGTAGTGGTTTGATTGGATGGAGGCAGAAAacccaatttttattttcataagtttTGTGGTTATTTGTACAAGGGCTGTGCTAAGGTACCATATTCTTATTCAAtaatgatgaattttttttttttacattgttaaATGTTCCTTACCCCTAAAAGGTCAATGTTAAGTATAGCATTCAGAACATACTATTTGGTTACAAAAAGTACTCGTCTTCTTATTGAAGAGTTAGCTTAGTAGTCAGTGGTTGATACTTGTGCTAATAATGCAGTTTCAAGATTACTGTTACAAGTTATATCTACATATAGGAGAGACTCCATGAGCCAACAGAGGCCTTGGAAAcaacaatttattaaatttacttaTGGCAGAAGGACCTAAATAAACTATAAAccacattttattcctttttattgttacaTTCAATCGTTCTTGCTTTTAGCAACTCACATTAATGCTTGGAGCTTAcctgtgtgtctgcgtgtgtgtgtgtgtgtgtgtgtgtgttttattcctTATTGTCATTCCATTATATATCCACACcaacatgggagaaaataattagaaGTCATATTTTGCTTCTGAGCTTTATCATGTTACCTTATTCTAATTACAAATAGAGTATCATGTTGTTATCTAACCAATGCAAATCTGTTTTCGCCAGTCTCCCTAGAACAGGTTTTTAAAGGGCTTTGTTTATTATAGAAGCAGTATTAATGAGggaccttccttcctttctttttttgtaatactgTATATGCTGTAGTTGGGAATTTCATTATAGTGCATTTCTTGCCCATCAGAACCTCAGTTAATCTGCCTAGGAAAAATTGTGtcaaagggaatgagaaaagaaGTTATATTTGAGTCCCTCCAGAACTAAGATAATAATTCCTTTTGACCATTTAAGCCATTATAGATGCTTATTTTGGGAAAGTGAAGTCTGTTTAGATGCGTCAGCAATTATAGACCAGAAATTAAATGCTTTAATAACCAAAAT
Coding sequences:
- the NFAT5 gene encoding nuclear factor of activated T-cells 5 isoform X1, yielding MPSDFISLLSADLDLESPKSLYSRDSLKLHPSQNFHRAGLLEESVYDLLPKELQLPPSREPSVASMSQTSGGEAGSPPPAVVAADASSAPSSSSMGGACSSFTTSSSPTIYSTSVTDSKAMQVESCSSALGVSNRGVSEKQLTSNTVQQHPSTPKRHTVLYISPPPEDLLDNSRMSCQDEGCGLESEQSCSMWMEDSPSNFSNMSTSSYNDNTEVPRKSRKRNPKQRPGVKRRDCEESNMDIFDADSAKAPHYVLSQLTTDNKGNSKAGNGTLENQKGTGVKKSPMLCGQYPVKSEGKELKIVVQPETQHRARYLTEGSRGSVKDRTQQGFPTVKLEGHNEPVVLQVFVGNDSGRVKPHGFYQACRVTGRNTTPCKEVDIEGTTVIEVGLDPSNNMTLAVDCVGILKLRNADVEARIGIAGSKKKSTRARLVFRVNITRKDGSTLTLQTPSSPILCTQPAGVPEILKKSLHSCSVKGEEEVFLIGKNFLKGTKVIFQENVSDENSWKSEAEIDMELFHQNHLIVKVPPYHDQHITLPVSVGIYVVTNAGRSHDVQPFTYTPDPAAAAALNVNVKKEISSPARPCSFEEAMKAMKTAGCNLDKVNILSNALITPLISSSVIKSEDVTPMEVTAEKRSSPIFKTTKTVGSTQQTLENIPNIAGNGSFSSSSSSSHLPSENEKQQQIQPKAYNPETLTTIQTQDISQPGTFPAVSASSQLPNSDALLQQATQFQTRETQSREVLQSDGTVVNLSHLTEASQQQQQSPLQEQAQTLQQQISSNIFPSPNSVSQQLQNTIQQLQAGSFTGSTTSGSNGNVDLVQQVLEAQQQLSSVLFSAPDGNENVQEQLSADIFQQVSQIQNSVSPGMFSSTEPAVHTRPDNLIAGRAESVHPQNENTLSNQQQQQQQQQVMESSAAMVIEMQQSICQAAAQIQSELFPSTASANGNLQQSPVYQQTSHMMSALSANEDMQMQCELFSSPPAVSGNETATTTTQQVATPGTTMFQTSSSADGEETGTQAKQIQNSVFQTMVQMQHSGDSQPQVSLFSSTKSMISVQNNGTQQQGNGLFQQGNEMMSLQSGNFLQQSSHSQAQLFHPQNPIADAQNLSQETQGSIFHSPSPIVHSQTSTTSSEPMQPPMFHSQNTMAVLQGSSVPQDQQSANIFLSQSPMNNLQTNTVAQEEQISFFAAQNSISPLQSTSNTEQQAAFQQQAPISHIQTPMLSQEQAQPSQQGLFQPQVSLGSLPPNPMPQNQQGTIFQSQHSMVAIQSNSASQEQQQQQQQQQQQQQQQQQSILFSNQNTMAPMASQKQPPPNMIFNPSQNPMANQEQQNQSIFHQQNNMAPMNQEQQPMQFQNQPTVSSLQNPGPAQSESSQTSLFHSSPQIQLVQGSPSSQEQQVTLFLSPASMSALQNSINQQDMQQSPLYSPQNNMPGIQGATSSPQPQATLFHNTTGGTMNQLQNSPGSSQQTSGMFLFGIQNNCSQLLTSGPATLPDQLMAISQPGQPQNEGQPPVTTLLSQQMPENSPLASSINTNQNIEKIDLLVSLQNQGNNLTGSF